In a genomic window of Mycolicibacter heraklionensis:
- a CDS encoding alpha/beta fold hydrolase — translation MANRSPFRRAREREQFIANYDEVMRGWPVPFTECMVETAYGQTHTVVCGEPSAPPLVLLHGASATSAMWRPVIAALSAQYRCYCLDTITDTSKSVLTSEISSPDDYVDWLRQVFDALGLTNARVVGLSYGGWLAAQLGLRAPELVSHLVLLTPAGTLAPLTIQFYVRMMTPILLRSPARVRAAVQWLASTPDACSDPTVKLIVVSMLTSRPFRRPVLPSVLTDAELRRLTMPVTVVIGDRDVIYRGGPVATLARARRLIPQVSTRSMPGANHMLTVDCPDELITELTRALA, via the coding sequence ATGGCGAACCGGTCACCCTTCCGCAGGGCACGGGAGCGCGAGCAGTTCATCGCGAATTATGACGAGGTCATGCGGGGTTGGCCGGTGCCGTTCACCGAGTGCATGGTGGAAACCGCTTACGGCCAGACCCACACGGTGGTCTGTGGTGAACCGTCGGCGCCGCCCCTTGTTCTGCTGCACGGCGCCAGCGCGACCTCAGCGATGTGGCGGCCGGTTATCGCGGCGCTGAGTGCCCAGTACCGCTGCTATTGCCTCGACACCATCACCGACACGTCCAAAAGTGTGCTCACCAGCGAAATATCCTCTCCCGACGACTACGTCGACTGGCTGAGGCAGGTGTTCGATGCCCTCGGCCTCACGAATGCTCGGGTGGTGGGCCTGTCCTATGGCGGCTGGCTCGCCGCCCAATTGGGCCTCCGGGCACCGGAACTGGTCAGCCATCTGGTGCTGCTCACACCCGCGGGAACGCTGGCGCCGCTGACCATTCAGTTCTACGTCCGGATGATGACCCCGATACTGCTCCGGTCGCCGGCACGGGTTCGTGCCGCCGTGCAGTGGTTAGCCAGCACTCCGGATGCGTGCAGCGATCCGACGGTGAAGCTGATCGTGGTGAGCATGTTGACATCTCGCCCGTTTCGGCGGCCGGTACTGCCGTCGGTATTGACCGATGCCGAGTTGCGACGGCTCACCATGCCGGTGACGGTGGTGATCGGCGATCGGGACGTCATTTATCGCGGCGGTCCGGTAGCGACATTGGCCCGCGCGCGACGGCTGATCCCGCAAGTGTCCACCCGGTCGATGCCCGGCGCCAACCACATGCTCACTGTCGACTGCCCGGATGAGCTGATCACCGAACTGACCCGGGCGCTCGCCTGA
- a CDS encoding MFS transporter produces MTKQRLTPDQRNSFLAAVLGWSMDAFDYFIVVFVYADIAKTFGHTKTEVAFLTTATLAMRPLGALLFGLWADRVGRRIPLMVNVIFYSTVGFLCAFAPTFTVLVILRLLYGIGMGGEWGLGAALAMEKIPPERRGFFSGLLQEGYLFGYLAATVASLLVNDVLGLSWRWLFGLSILPAMVSLLIRYRVTESEVWQATQDRMRLTRTKIRDVFTDAKVIRRFCYLVVLMTAFNWMSHGTHDIYPTFLTSADGAGLSHVTAKWIAVIYNIGGIIGGLIFGSLSQRLGRRYAIIWAAVMGLPIVPLFALSHTAGMLCLGSFLIQICVQGAWGVIPAHLTEMSPDAIRGFYPGVTYQLGNLFAAFNLPIQEHLAAAHGYPFALVVTVVPTLIAVIVLTAIGKDATGIRFGTDHLIPAEQT; encoded by the coding sequence GTGACGAAGCAGCGGCTCACACCCGACCAGCGCAACTCCTTCCTCGCCGCCGTATTGGGCTGGTCGATGGATGCCTTCGACTACTTCATCGTGGTGTTCGTCTACGCCGACATCGCCAAGACCTTCGGCCACACCAAGACCGAGGTCGCGTTTCTGACCACCGCCACTCTTGCGATGCGCCCGCTCGGGGCGCTGCTGTTCGGTCTGTGGGCCGACCGGGTCGGCAGGCGAATACCACTGATGGTGAACGTCATCTTCTATTCGACGGTGGGGTTCTTGTGCGCGTTCGCGCCCACCTTCACCGTGCTGGTGATTCTGCGCCTGCTGTACGGGATCGGGATGGGTGGCGAATGGGGGCTGGGCGCCGCGCTGGCCATGGAGAAGATCCCACCCGAGCGCCGCGGGTTCTTCTCCGGGCTGCTGCAGGAGGGCTATCTGTTCGGCTACCTGGCCGCAACCGTGGCCTCGCTGCTGGTGAACGACGTGCTGGGGTTGTCCTGGCGCTGGCTGTTCGGGCTTTCGATCCTGCCGGCCATGGTCAGCCTGCTGATCCGCTACCGGGTGACTGAGTCCGAGGTATGGCAGGCCACCCAGGATCGGATGCGGCTGACCCGCACCAAGATTCGCGACGTGTTCACCGACGCGAAGGTGATTCGCCGGTTCTGCTATCTGGTGGTGCTGATGACGGCGTTCAACTGGATGAGCCACGGCACCCACGACATCTACCCGACATTTCTGACCTCGGCCGACGGGGCGGGCCTGTCCCATGTCACGGCCAAGTGGATCGCGGTGATCTACAACATCGGCGGAATCATCGGCGGGCTGATCTTCGGCTCGCTGTCACAGCGGTTGGGCCGGCGCTACGCGATCATCTGGGCCGCGGTGATGGGCTTGCCGATCGTGCCGCTGTTCGCGCTGTCGCACACCGCGGGCATGTTGTGCCTGGGCTCGTTTCTGATCCAGATCTGCGTGCAGGGCGCCTGGGGTGTGATCCCGGCGCACCTGACCGAGATGTCGCCGGACGCGATCCGCGGCTTCTACCCGGGCGTGACCTATCAGCTGGGCAATCTCTTCGCCGCGTTCAACCTGCCGATCCAGGAGCACTTGGCGGCCGCGCACGGCTACCCGTTCGCCCTGGTGGTCACGGTGGTGCCGACGCTGATCGCCGTCATCGTGCTGACCGCGATCGGCAAGGACGCCACCGGGATCCGGTTCGGGACCGACCACCTAATCCCCGCCGAGCAGACATAA
- a CDS encoding NAD-dependent protein deacetylase, with the protein MGGGESTVCDLLSLLAGRRVAVLTGAGISTDSGIPDYRGPDSPPSNPMTIAQFTSDPVFRQRYWARNHVGWRHMADTAPNTGHLALAALEEAGVVTGVITQNVDLLHTKAGSRRVVDLHGSYATVICLACGQSLSRASLAEQLQELNPGFIDRAEKLGGIAVAPDADAVVTDTASFRFVDCRHCGGILKPDIVYFGESVPKVRVAQAYSMVDDAEALLVAGSSLTVFSGYRFVRHAAARGVPVAIVNRGPTRGDELAAVKIDGGCSPVLALLASELACEISSR; encoded by the coding sequence ATGGGCGGAGGCGAGTCGACGGTCTGCGACCTGCTGTCGCTGCTGGCTGGGCGGCGGGTCGCGGTGCTCACCGGTGCCGGCATCTCCACCGATTCGGGCATTCCGGACTATCGCGGCCCGGACTCCCCGCCGAGCAACCCGATGACCATCGCCCAGTTCACCAGCGACCCGGTGTTTCGTCAGCGGTACTGGGCCCGCAACCACGTCGGCTGGCGCCACATGGCTGACACCGCGCCCAACACCGGGCATTTGGCGCTGGCCGCACTGGAAGAAGCCGGCGTGGTGACCGGAGTGATCACCCAGAACGTCGACCTGCTGCACACCAAAGCGGGGAGTCGGCGCGTGGTGGACCTGCACGGCAGCTATGCGACGGTGATCTGTTTGGCCTGCGGGCAGTCGTTGAGCCGGGCGTCGTTGGCCGAGCAGCTGCAGGAGCTCAACCCGGGGTTCATCGACCGGGCGGAGAAGCTCGGCGGCATCGCCGTGGCGCCCGATGCGGACGCCGTCGTCACCGATACCGCGTCCTTCCGCTTCGTCGACTGCCGGCACTGCGGCGGGATTCTTAAGCCCGACATCGTCTATTTCGGCGAAAGTGTCCCCAAAGTACGTGTTGCTCAAGCTTATTCGATGGTCGATGATGCCGAGGCATTGCTGGTGGCGGGTTCGTCGCTGACGGTGTTCTCCGGCTACCGGTTTGTCCGCCATGCGGCGGCGCGCGGCGTCCCGGTCGCGATCGTCAACCGTGGGCCCACCCGCGGCGACGAGTTGGCCGCCGTCAAGATCGACGGCGGTTGTTCGCCGGTGCTGGCGCTGTTGGCGTCGGAGTTGGCCTGCGAGATTTCGTCGCGGTAA
- a CDS encoding cysteine hydrolase family protein, whose amino-acid sequence MTDTAVVVVDMLNAYRHLDAEQLAGNVAQIVEPLADLVERSRADDDVDLIYVNDNYGDFTAGFAQIVGSALNGTRPELVRPIIPVAGDRMMTKVRHSAFYSTPLEYLLRRLGTRRLILTGQVTEQCILYTALDAYVRHLPVVIPVDAVAHIDPGLGAAALEMMCRNMAAERSTAAECLR is encoded by the coding sequence ATGACCGATACCGCGGTGGTCGTCGTCGACATGCTCAACGCCTACCGCCACCTCGACGCAGAACAACTGGCCGGCAACGTCGCCCAGATCGTCGAACCACTGGCCGACCTGGTGGAACGCAGCCGGGCCGACGACGATGTCGACCTGATCTACGTCAACGACAACTACGGCGACTTCACCGCCGGATTCGCCCAGATCGTCGGATCGGCACTGAACGGTACGAGACCCGAACTGGTTCGCCCGATCATCCCCGTGGCCGGCGATCGGATGATGACCAAGGTGCGACACAGCGCCTTCTACTCCACTCCACTGGAGTACCTGCTCCGTCGGCTCGGCACCCGGCGGTTGATCCTGACCGGGCAGGTCACCGAGCAATGCATCCTCTACACCGCCCTGGACGCCTACGTCCGCCACCTCCCGGTGGTGATACCGGTCGATGCCGTCGCCCACATCGACCCCGGACTGGGCGCCGCCGCGCTGGAGATGATGTGCCGCAATATGGCTGCCGAGCGATCGACCGCCGCGGAGTGCCTACGCTGA
- a CDS encoding NAD(+) synthase, with protein sequence MEHSGDFYNAYRHGFARVAACTHRTTLADPAANAESVLRLARECHDDGVVLAVFPELTLSGYSIDDIVQQDSLLGAVEAALLDVVAASTELLPVLVVGAPLRYVHRVYNTAVVIHRGRILGVAPKSYLPTYREFYEGRQLAAGADERGLIRLGGVEVPFGPDLLFAATDLPGFVLHAEVCEDMFVPVPPSAQAALAGATVLANLSGSPITVGRAEDRSLLARSASARCLAAYVYAAAGEGESTTDLAWDGQTMIWENGTLLDESERFPSGPRRSVADVDLGLLRSERLRMGTFDDNRRHQRDAVQAFRRVEFLLDPPARDIGLRRVVERFPFVPSNPQRLQQDCYEAYNIQVSGLEQRLRALNYPKVVIGVSGGLDSTHALIVAARAMDRESRPRSDILAFTLPGFATGERTKANAAALSKALGVTFAEIDIRETAKLMLGELGHPFARGEAVYDITFENVQAGLRTDYLFRIANQRGGIVLGTGDLSELALGWSTYGVGDQMSHYNVNGGVPKTLIQHLIRWVINSGEFDTDVCAVLASVLNTEISPELVPATDGEELQRSEDKVGPYSLQDFALFQALRYGFTPAKTAFLAWHAWHDVEVGSWPPGYPADKRQAYSLAEIRHWLKVFVQRFYSFSQFKRSALPNGPKVSHGGSLSPRGEWRAPSDMSARIWLDEIEREIPQE encoded by the coding sequence ATGGAGCATTCTGGGGACTTCTACAACGCCTACCGGCACGGGTTCGCGCGGGTTGCCGCCTGCACGCACCGCACCACCCTTGCCGACCCGGCCGCCAACGCCGAGTCGGTGCTGCGGCTGGCACGCGAATGCCACGACGACGGCGTCGTTCTGGCCGTCTTCCCCGAACTCACGCTGTCGGGATACTCGATTGACGACATCGTGCAGCAGGACAGCCTGCTCGGTGCCGTCGAGGCGGCACTGCTCGACGTGGTCGCGGCGTCGACGGAGCTACTGCCGGTCCTGGTGGTGGGGGCACCGCTGCGCTATGTACATCGCGTCTACAACACCGCGGTCGTCATCCACCGCGGGCGCATCCTGGGGGTGGCCCCGAAGTCCTACCTGCCCACCTACCGGGAGTTCTACGAGGGCCGTCAGTTGGCTGCCGGCGCCGACGAACGCGGACTGATCCGGCTGGGCGGGGTCGAGGTCCCGTTCGGGCCGGACCTGCTGTTCGCCGCGACCGACCTGCCCGGGTTCGTGCTGCACGCCGAGGTGTGCGAGGACATGTTCGTGCCGGTGCCGCCCAGCGCCCAGGCCGCGTTGGCCGGCGCGACGGTGCTGGCCAACCTGTCTGGCAGCCCGATCACCGTCGGACGTGCCGAAGACCGCAGCCTGTTGGCCCGGTCAGCCTCGGCGCGATGCCTGGCCGCCTACGTCTACGCCGCTGCCGGAGAAGGAGAGTCGACCACCGACCTCGCCTGGGACGGCCAGACCATGATCTGGGAGAACGGCACGCTGCTCGACGAAAGCGAACGGTTTCCCAGCGGCCCGCGCCGATCGGTTGCCGACGTCGACCTCGGGCTGCTGCGCTCGGAGCGGTTGCGAATGGGCACGTTCGACGACAATCGCCGCCACCAGCGTGATGCGGTGCAGGCGTTCCGGCGGGTGGAGTTCCTTCTGGACCCGCCGGCCCGGGACATCGGTTTGCGGCGGGTGGTTGAACGATTCCCGTTCGTGCCGTCGAATCCGCAGCGACTGCAACAGGATTGCTACGAGGCCTACAACATTCAGGTATCGGGTCTGGAGCAGCGGCTGCGTGCGCTGAACTATCCCAAGGTCGTGATCGGGGTGTCGGGGGGCCTGGATTCGACCCACGCCCTGATCGTCGCGGCGCGGGCGATGGACCGGGAAAGCCGGCCGCGCAGTGACATTCTGGCGTTCACCCTGCCCGGCTTTGCCACCGGTGAGCGCACCAAGGCCAACGCCGCCGCGCTGAGCAAGGCGCTGGGGGTGACCTTCGCAGAGATCGACATCCGCGAGACGGCGAAACTGATGCTCGGCGAGCTCGGGCACCCGTTCGCCCGCGGTGAAGCCGTCTATGACATCACGTTCGAAAACGTACAGGCGGGCCTGCGCACCGACTACCTGTTCCGGATCGCCAACCAGCGCGGCGGCATCGTGCTGGGTACCGGTGATCTGTCGGAGTTGGCCCTGGGCTGGTCCACCTACGGGGTGGGCGATCAGATGTCGCACTACAACGTCAACGGCGGAGTGCCCAAAACGCTGATCCAGCACCTGATCCGGTGGGTGATCAACTCCGGCGAGTTCGACACCGATGTGTGCGCGGTACTGGCCTCGGTGCTCAACACCGAGATCAGTCCAGAGCTGGTCCCGGCGACGGACGGCGAGGAGCTTCAGCGCAGCGAGGACAAGGTGGGCCCGTACTCGCTGCAGGACTTCGCACTGTTTCAGGCGCTGCGCTACGGTTTCACGCCCGCCAAGACCGCGTTCTTGGCCTGGCATGCCTGGCATGACGTGGAAGTGGGCTCCTGGCCGCCGGGGTATCCGGCGGACAAACGGCAGGCCTATTCGCTGGCGGAAATTCGGCACTGGCTGAAAGTCTTTGTGCAGCGGTTCTATTCGTTCAGTCAATTCAAGCGCTCAGCGCTGCCGAACGGGCCCAAGGTGTCTCACGGCGGTTCGCTGTCACCGCGGGGGGAATGGCGGGCCCCGTCGGACATGTCGGCGCGGATCTGGCTCGACGAGATCGAACGGGAGATTCCGCAGGAGTAG
- a CDS encoding methyltransferase domain-containing protein — protein MAEIRRFPLSPALQRAMTLLSDRPSDPQVSRGYLDLLDGAGEVVAQQNTGAIQKLWASSFGSMFYDNAQALARRLLEAWQHPIDWLEVPAGGVALDVGCGPGSITASLAQAVGPDGLALGIDVSEPMLARAVRVQAGSQAGFLRADAQRLPLREKTVDAVVSIAVLQLIPDPSAALGEMARVLKPGGRIALMVPTAGSASRLWQLLPKAGARVFDDDEIADTLEREGFTSVRVKNFGTIQWVRAKRD, from the coding sequence ATGGCCGAAATTCGAAGGTTTCCGTTGTCACCGGCGTTGCAGCGGGCCATGACGTTGCTCAGCGATCGACCGTCGGACCCGCAGGTCAGCCGGGGTTATCTCGACCTGCTCGACGGCGCGGGGGAGGTGGTCGCGCAGCAGAACACCGGTGCCATCCAAAAGCTGTGGGCCTCATCGTTCGGGTCGATGTTCTACGACAATGCCCAAGCGCTGGCCCGCCGACTGCTCGAAGCCTGGCAGCACCCGATCGACTGGCTGGAGGTCCCCGCCGGCGGGGTGGCGCTGGACGTCGGCTGCGGACCGGGCAGTATCACCGCCTCACTGGCCCAGGCCGTCGGCCCCGACGGTTTGGCCCTGGGTATCGATGTCTCAGAACCGATGCTCGCCCGGGCGGTACGGGTACAGGCGGGCTCCCAGGCCGGTTTCCTGCGCGCTGACGCGCAGCGACTCCCGCTGCGCGAGAAGACCGTTGATGCTGTCGTCTCGATCGCCGTGCTGCAGCTGATCCCCGATCCGTCGGCCGCGCTGGGTGAGATGGCGCGGGTGCTCAAGCCGGGCGGGCGCATCGCACTGATGGTGCCCACCGCCGGGTCGGCCTCGCGGTTGTGGCAGCTGCTGCCCAAAGCCGGTGCACGGGTGTTCGACGACGACGAGATCGCAGACACCCTCGAACGCGAAGGTTTCACCAGCGTGCGGGTCAAGAACTTCGGCACCATCCAGTGGGTGCGGGCCAAGCGGGACTGA
- a CDS encoding tautomerase family protein, with amino-acid sequence MPTVLIEVRRRYEPAEEVAIIDAVHGALVTAFQTPATDKNVRLVVHEPHRFAVPEQLAKPECRTLISIDCFSGRSLEAKRQLYAGIVENLAALGIPADHVMITLHEVDRDNWGIRGGQAASDVDLGLNVRV; translated from the coding sequence ATGCCCACTGTCCTGATCGAGGTCCGCCGCCGCTACGAGCCGGCCGAGGAAGTCGCGATCATCGATGCCGTCCACGGCGCGCTGGTGACCGCCTTCCAGACCCCGGCCACGGACAAGAACGTGCGGTTGGTCGTCCATGAGCCGCACCGGTTCGCGGTTCCGGAGCAGCTCGCAAAGCCCGAGTGCCGCACGCTGATCTCGATCGACTGCTTCTCCGGCCGGTCCCTGGAGGCCAAGCGGCAGCTGTATGCCGGGATCGTCGAAAACCTTGCCGCGCTGGGCATTCCCGCTGACCACGTGATGATCACCCTGCACGAGGTGGATCGGGACAACTGGGGCATCCGGGGCGGGCAGGCCGCATCCGACGTCGACCTGGGGCTCAACGTCCGGGTGTGA
- a CDS encoding ribokinase yields MATRVCVVGSVNTDTVFAVAALPAPGETVLAAAQSTHPGGKGANQAVAAARAGARVQFVGAVGDDDAGLLLRGHLRDNGVGTEGLTTMPGPSGSAVITVDPSGENTIVVAPGANGAWALDSGQRNLIADCDVLLMQLEIPIPVATAAAELAHASGATVILNVSPPGGDVAELAGLIDVAVLNETESARFHHQVPHRVVTLGAHGARYRGSGGTRTVPSPVVQAVDSTGAGDVFAGVLATEWAGGIEHALQRACVAGALATLVAGAGDCAPRAEAISAALEAFTPGR; encoded by the coding sequence ATGGCGACGCGGGTGTGCGTGGTGGGCAGCGTGAACACCGATACCGTCTTCGCCGTCGCCGCGCTTCCCGCCCCGGGCGAGACGGTGCTGGCCGCGGCACAAAGCACCCATCCCGGTGGGAAAGGCGCCAACCAGGCGGTGGCCGCGGCCCGAGCGGGGGCACGGGTGCAATTCGTGGGCGCGGTCGGTGACGACGACGCCGGGCTGCTGCTGCGCGGGCACCTGCGCGACAACGGTGTGGGGACCGAGGGCCTGACGACGATGCCCGGGCCCAGCGGCTCGGCGGTCATCACGGTGGACCCGTCCGGGGAGAACACCATCGTGGTGGCCCCCGGCGCCAACGGCGCGTGGGCGCTGGATTCCGGCCAGCGCAATCTGATCGCCGACTGCGACGTGCTGCTGATGCAGTTGGAGATTCCCATCCCGGTGGCCACCGCGGCCGCCGAGCTGGCCCACGCGAGCGGGGCGACGGTGATCCTCAACGTGTCCCCGCCCGGCGGTGACGTTGCCGAGCTCGCCGGGCTGATCGACGTCGCGGTGCTCAACGAGACCGAATCCGCCCGGTTCCACCACCAGGTGCCGCACCGAGTGGTCACGCTCGGCGCGCATGGTGCCCGCTACCGCGGGTCCGGCGGCACGCGAACCGTGCCGTCTCCGGTGGTGCAAGCGGTCGACAGTACCGGCGCGGGCGACGTCTTCGCCGGTGTGCTGGCGACCGAGTGGGCCGGCGGGATCGAACACGCCCTGCAACGCGCCTGCGTGGCAGGGGCGTTGGCAACGCTGGTGGCCGGCGCCGGCGACTGCGCCCCGCGCGCCGAGGCGATCAGCGCGGCACTGGAGGCGTTCACACCCGGACGTTGA
- a CDS encoding adenylate/guanylate cyclase domain-containing protein codes for MDSAPSTVTTANDERPYRRLAARLSIKTKLMIILLLTSIASVAVVGFVEFQYGAQELQRAATNKLVQARELQRRAVTGLFVDMSNVLAVVSGGVTAATALQAFSAGFDELAHAPVTPEQQRTITAYYRDNFTKALTERTGEQADVAAFLPTSNAQRYLQAHYTAGFAGDAKKLDDAGDGSAWSAANAQFNDVFAQIVQLNGYQDALLLDTRGNVVYSVNKGVDLGTNLLTGPYRESGLRDAFRKALAANAVNFVWITDFQPYQPNLDTPTAWLVSPVGTKGAVEGVMALALPSAKVTRIMTADRDWDAAGLGHTAETYLAGPDDLMRSDSRLFLEDPERYRREAVAAGTAEATVDRAVRLGTTALVQPVGGPGLQAAQRGQSGTLTTGYDYLGKRELTAYAPLTVPNSDLQWSILATREYSDAYSGVTSFSRRVVLATTGVIFAICVLAMLLARLFLQPIRRLQAAAQRISAGDYSAVVPARTADEIGDLTKAFNDMSHSLRTKEELLNQQRKQNDELLLSLMPESLVRRYRGGEQAIADAHHNVTVIYAELQGIDQLSSEVSASELVTIVDDLVRQFDAAAEGVGVERIRTMYNGYLAGCGLTTPRLDGVHRIVEFASEMQRIVDRFAIKSGYRLSLWAGVNTGEVVSGLVGRSGVTYDLWGSAVNLAYQLRRNTPESGIYVTAAVRDMLGDVAEFAPAGTVTIGDAQEPAWRLASRLSEAP; via the coding sequence GTGGACTCGGCACCGTCGACAGTGACCACGGCGAACGATGAGCGCCCGTACCGGCGGCTGGCGGCCCGGCTCAGCATCAAAACCAAGCTGATGATCATTCTGCTGCTGACCAGCATCGCTTCGGTCGCAGTCGTTGGATTCGTCGAGTTTCAGTATGGCGCACAGGAATTGCAGCGTGCGGCGACCAACAAGCTGGTGCAGGCCCGCGAGTTGCAGCGTCGCGCGGTCACCGGCTTGTTCGTCGACATGTCCAATGTCCTGGCGGTTGTCAGCGGGGGAGTGACCGCGGCTACCGCACTCCAGGCGTTCAGCGCGGGATTCGACGAACTCGCCCATGCTCCGGTCACGCCCGAACAGCAGCGGACGATCACGGCCTACTACCGGGACAACTTCACCAAGGCCTTGACCGAACGGACCGGCGAGCAAGCGGACGTCGCCGCGTTTCTGCCCACCTCGAACGCGCAGCGCTACCTGCAGGCCCACTACACCGCGGGTTTCGCCGGGGACGCCAAGAAGCTCGACGACGCCGGTGACGGCAGTGCGTGGTCGGCGGCAAACGCCCAGTTCAACGACGTTTTTGCCCAGATCGTCCAGCTCAACGGGTACCAGGATGCGTTGCTGTTGGACACCCGAGGCAACGTGGTCTACTCGGTCAACAAGGGTGTGGACCTGGGCACGAACCTGCTCACCGGCCCCTACCGCGAATCCGGCCTGCGTGACGCCTTCCGCAAAGCGCTGGCAGCCAACGCGGTCAACTTCGTCTGGATCACCGATTTCCAGCCGTACCAACCCAACTTGGACACGCCCACAGCCTGGCTGGTGTCACCCGTCGGCACCAAGGGCGCGGTCGAGGGCGTGATGGCCTTGGCGCTGCCCAGCGCGAAGGTCACCCGGATCATGACCGCCGACCGCGACTGGGATGCCGCCGGGCTGGGACACACCGCCGAGACCTACCTGGCCGGTCCGGACGACCTGATGCGCTCCGATTCACGTCTTTTCCTGGAGGACCCCGAGCGCTACCGCCGCGAAGCGGTGGCGGCGGGAACCGCCGAGGCGACGGTGGACCGCGCGGTGCGGTTGGGGACCACCGCCCTGGTGCAGCCGGTCGGCGGACCGGGCCTGCAGGCCGCGCAGCGTGGCCAGTCCGGAACGCTCACCACCGGATACGACTATCTGGGCAAACGAGAGCTGACCGCGTACGCGCCGCTGACCGTGCCCAACTCGGACCTGCAGTGGTCGATCCTGGCCACGAGGGAGTACTCCGACGCCTACTCCGGCGTCACCTCCTTCAGCAGGAGAGTGGTGCTGGCCACCACCGGGGTCATCTTCGCGATCTGTGTGCTGGCGATGCTGCTTGCCCGACTCTTCCTGCAACCGATCCGGCGGCTGCAGGCCGCCGCCCAGCGGATCAGCGCCGGCGACTACAGCGCCGTGGTACCGGCCCGGACGGCCGATGAGATCGGCGATCTCACCAAGGCGTTCAACGACATGAGCCACAGCCTCCGCACCAAGGAGGAGTTGCTCAACCAGCAGCGCAAGCAGAACGACGAGCTGCTGTTGTCGCTGATGCCCGAGTCGCTGGTGCGGCGCTACCGCGGGGGCGAGCAGGCCATCGCAGATGCGCACCACAACGTCACCGTCATCTACGCCGAGCTGCAGGGTATCGATCAACTGTCCTCCGAAGTGTCCGCGAGCGAATTGGTGACGATCGTCGACGACTTGGTCCGACAGTTCGACGCGGCGGCCGAAGGCGTTGGAGTCGAACGAATCCGGACCATGTACAACGGCTATCTCGCGGGCTGCGGCTTGACCACCCCGCGGCTGGACGGCGTGCACCGAATCGTCGAATTCGCCAGCGAGATGCAGCGCATCGTCGATCGGTTCGCCATCAAATCCGGCTACCGGCTGAGCCTGTGGGCCGGAGTCAACACCGGCGAGGTCGTCAGCGGTCTGGTGGGCCGATCCGGTGTCACCTATGACCTGTGGGGCTCTGCGGTCAACCTCGCCTACCAGTTGCGCAGGAACACACCGGAATCCGGCATCTACGTCACCGCGGCGGTGCGCGACATGCTCGGTGATGTCGCGGAGTTCGCCCCGGCCGGAACTGTGACGATCGGTGACGCCCAGGAACCGGCCTGGAGATTGGCCTCGAGATTGTCCGAGGCGCCGTGA